The proteins below come from a single Drosophila kikkawai strain 14028-0561.14 chromosome 3R, DkikHiC1v2, whole genome shotgun sequence genomic window:
- the LOC108077652 gene encoding uncharacterized protein, whose amino-acid sequence MTFISLTFVALLAFGSLVITQAEEECGAYNSDLWKEGMEASEGTCSRRPTQNVVEDSQEEGEENTKVAGSSFFDIIQTVINFVWMIFKWYTNMNG is encoded by the exons ATGACGTTCATTTCGCTGACTTTTGTGGCACTCTTGGCCTTTGGCTCTTTGGTTATAACCCAGGCAGAGG AAGAATGTGGAGCCTATAATTCCGATCTATGGAAAGAGGGTATGGAAGCCAGTGAAGGCACTTGCAGTCGTCGTCCCACTCAGAATGTTGTAGAGGACAGCCAGGAGGAAGGCGAAGAGAATACGAAAGTGGCAGGCTCTTCTTTCTTTGACATCATTCAGACTGTAATCAACTTTGTTTGGATGATTTTTAAGTGGTATACGAATATGAACGGTTAA
- the LOC108077653 gene encoding uncharacterized protein, translating to MPVINTCEMYPRRRATEFYRTPRPRTSIQSTLAEHPRDKLIPGHIQQRYPSPQFPRILPPRTPSTANMRNSYFS from the exons ATGCCAGTG ATCAACACCTGTGAGATGTATCCGCGGCGTAGGGCCACAGAATTCTATAGAACTCCAAGGCCAAGAACCTCGATACAGAGCACACTGGCGGAGCATCCGAGGGACAAGCTCATCCCTGGACATATCCAGCAGCGTTACCCCAGTCCGCAATTTCCCCGCATCCTGCCACCACGCACTCCTTCGACGGCCAATATGCGGAATAGCTACTTTTCGTGA